From a region of the Corallococcus coralloides DSM 2259 genome:
- a CDS encoding ATP-dependent helicase: MAAPLPLIHAVPAGAPSRRLDLDGALNDEQRAAVEAGEGPVLVIAGAGSGKTRTLTYRVARMLERGVPPSSLLLLTFTNKAAREMIRRVEELAGGFADVGSLLGGTFHHAAHVLLRQHAAALGFSTGFTVLDREDARDLMATCLAERKLRSDKRFPRPDALLDLVSLATNLQQPVSQVLVDRRREMLPVAPEVFATARRFQQRKAQLHLMDYDDLLSHLKRLLEDHPSIRAELTGRFQGVLVDEYQDTNRLQGDLVDLLVGERKNLTVVGDDCQSIYSFRGAEFTNIIDFPQRYPGCGIYPLTRNYRSTPQVLRLANAVIARNTRQFPKALVSDGAPGPVPQVVPTRDVKAQAAFVAERVLELRARGERLESMAVLYRAHLHSLELQLELTRHGIPFRVRSGVRFFEQAHVKDALAHLRWAHNRADELAFKRLARRLSGVGTASTEHLWTALAVLPPELSLPDALAHPDVQAHVPKKAQAGFQRFQALMTRLSSGGTRSPGALLAEVLAAREPPATPGGADPRGEDLRQLQEFAGRFEDVPRFLSAIALVAEFSARAALEGDGEAPDDVLTLTTVHQAKGLEWPTVFVLGLTDGRFPLSLATRDPENEEEERRLFYVAVTRAREALWLVYPHTSLPREDGRLLLTPSRFLAELPVGPDAVCETLPPPEPDGPIRLRDLGPDPDREL, encoded by the coding sequence ATGGCCGCCCCCCTGCCGCTGATCCACGCCGTCCCCGCCGGAGCGCCCTCGCGCCGTCTGGACCTGGATGGCGCGCTCAACGACGAGCAGCGCGCGGCCGTCGAAGCAGGGGAGGGGCCCGTGCTCGTGATTGCCGGGGCGGGCTCTGGCAAGACGCGCACGCTCACGTACCGCGTGGCGCGCATGCTGGAGCGGGGCGTCCCGCCGTCGTCACTGCTGCTGCTCACGTTCACCAACAAGGCCGCGCGCGAGATGATCCGCCGCGTGGAGGAGCTGGCCGGCGGCTTCGCGGACGTGGGCAGTCTCCTGGGCGGCACCTTCCACCACGCGGCGCACGTGCTCCTGCGCCAGCACGCGGCGGCGCTGGGCTTCTCCACCGGCTTCACCGTACTGGACCGCGAGGACGCGCGCGACCTGATGGCCACGTGCCTGGCGGAGCGGAAGCTGCGCAGCGACAAGCGCTTCCCGCGTCCGGACGCGCTGTTGGACCTGGTCTCCCTGGCCACCAACCTCCAGCAGCCGGTGTCGCAGGTGCTGGTGGACCGGCGCAGGGAGATGCTTCCCGTGGCCCCGGAGGTGTTCGCCACCGCGCGCCGCTTCCAGCAGCGCAAGGCGCAGCTGCACCTGATGGACTACGACGACCTGCTGTCGCACCTGAAGCGGCTCTTGGAGGACCACCCGTCCATCCGCGCGGAGCTCACCGGGCGCTTCCAGGGCGTGCTCGTGGACGAGTACCAGGACACGAACCGCCTCCAGGGCGACCTCGTGGACCTGCTCGTGGGTGAGCGCAAGAACCTCACCGTCGTGGGCGACGACTGCCAGTCCATCTACAGCTTCCGCGGCGCGGAGTTCACCAACATCATCGACTTCCCCCAGCGCTATCCCGGCTGCGGCATCTACCCGCTCACGCGCAACTACCGCTCCACGCCCCAGGTGCTGCGGCTGGCCAACGCCGTCATCGCGCGCAACACCCGTCAGTTCCCCAAGGCGCTCGTGTCCGACGGCGCCCCCGGCCCCGTGCCCCAGGTGGTGCCCACCCGCGACGTGAAGGCCCAGGCCGCCTTCGTCGCCGAGCGCGTCCTGGAGCTGCGCGCCCGGGGTGAGCGTCTGGAGTCCATGGCGGTGCTCTACCGCGCCCACCTGCACTCCCTGGAGCTTCAGCTGGAGCTGACGCGCCACGGGATTCCGTTCCGCGTGCGCTCCGGGGTGCGTTTCTTCGAGCAGGCCCACGTCAAGGACGCGCTCGCCCACCTGCGATGGGCGCACAACCGGGCCGACGAGCTGGCCTTCAAGCGGCTCGCGCGGAGGCTCTCCGGTGTGGGCACCGCCAGCACGGAACACCTGTGGACCGCCCTGGCCGTGCTGCCCCCGGAGTTGTCCCTCCCGGACGCGCTGGCCCACCCGGACGTCCAGGCCCACGTGCCGAAAAAGGCGCAGGCCGGCTTCCAGCGCTTCCAGGCCCTGATGACGAGGCTGTCCTCCGGAGGCACTCGAAGCCCGGGTGCGCTGCTCGCGGAGGTGCTGGCAGCTCGCGAGCCCCCGGCCACTCCGGGTGGGGCGGACCCCCGCGGGGAGGACCTGCGCCAGCTCCAGGAGTTCGCCGGCCGCTTCGAGGACGTGCCCCGCTTCCTGTCCGCCATCGCCCTGGTGGCCGAGTTCTCCGCCCGGGCCGCCCTGGAGGGCGACGGCGAGGCCCCGGACGACGTGCTCACCCTCACCACGGTGCACCAGGCCAAGGGGCTGGAGTGGCCGACCGTCTTCGTCCTGGGCCTCACCGACGGGCGCTTCCCCCTGTCGCTCGCCACGCGCGACCCTGAGAACGAGGAGGAGGAGCGCCGCCTCTTCTATGTCGCCGTCACCCGGGCCCGGGAGGCGCTGTGGCTCGTGTACCCCCACACCTCGCTGCCCCGGGAGGACGGACGGCTCCTGCTCACCCCGTCCCGCTTCCTGGCCGAGCTGCCGGTGGGTCCTGACGCGGTGTGTGAGACCCTCCCGCCCCCGGAGCCCGACGGGCCGATCCGCCTGCGCGACCTGGGGCCGGATCCCGACCGGGAGCTGTAG